Proteins from a genomic interval of Pantoea deleyi:
- a CDS encoding DcrB-related protein codes for MHYQFNEGAFALFPAAWQDTTMNIVRDEASGLAWVISRGVIPEESNAEKEFQRQWDTLRSQMGHIRQSEFVQVKAGVDNTLPAIEVETVFDRNGQAVWQKQLATQVPESDVLMIFTLSAMRPFNEEDGQRWNAFKQSLSLNKQRNA; via the coding sequence ATGCATTACCAATTCAATGAGGGCGCCTTTGCGCTTTTTCCTGCGGCCTGGCAGGACACCACTATGAATATTGTGCGCGACGAAGCCAGTGGGCTGGCATGGGTGATAAGCCGCGGTGTTATTCCTGAGGAGAGTAATGCGGAAAAAGAGTTTCAGCGTCAGTGGGACACCTTGCGCAGTCAGATGGGTCACATCCGGCAGTCTGAATTTGTACAGGTGAAGGCCGGTGTGGACAACACATTACCGGCAATTGAGGTTGAAACGGTATTTGACCGCAACGGGCAGGCAGTGTGGCAGAAACAGCTGGCGACACAGGTGCCGGAATCAGACGTCCTCATGATTTTTACGCTCTCAGCAATGCGTCCGTTTAATGAAGAAGACGGACAACGCTGGAATGCGTTCAAACAAAGCCTGAGTCTGAACAAGCAACGGAATGCATAA